Proteins encoded by one window of Acuticoccus sp. MNP-M23:
- a CDS encoding SDR family oxidoreductase, producing MSGRVEGKVAIVFGAGSIGPGWGNGKAAAVLYAREGAKVLCVDVNGDAAEETAAIIRGEGGIARAETADVTDGESGPRALARCGAIYDGLDIVHYNVGISSPGGIEDTTDEDWARVFAVNLGGAFSVSRAAIPYMRKTGGAFVFISSIASVAAGGYAYAAYEASKAALNRMSQTIAVAHAAEGIRSNVVMPGLIDTPHVTHMIAGKMTDADDIGARRAKAPPMRRQGSAWDVAEASVFLASDAAGYITGVALPVDGGLTLTVPPA from the coding sequence ATGAGCGGACGGGTCGAAGGCAAGGTTGCCATCGTCTTTGGCGCGGGCTCCATCGGCCCGGGCTGGGGCAACGGCAAGGCCGCCGCCGTTCTCTACGCCCGCGAGGGGGCAAAGGTGCTGTGCGTCGACGTTAACGGCGACGCGGCGGAGGAGACCGCCGCCATCATCCGCGGCGAAGGCGGCATCGCGCGCGCCGAAACCGCAGACGTGACCGACGGCGAGAGCGGCCCCCGCGCGCTTGCCCGCTGCGGCGCCATCTATGACGGGCTCGACATTGTCCACTACAATGTGGGGATCAGCAGCCCCGGCGGCATCGAGGACACCACGGACGAGGACTGGGCACGGGTTTTCGCAGTCAACCTTGGCGGGGCGTTCAGCGTGTCCCGTGCCGCGATCCCCTACATGCGCAAGACGGGCGGGGCGTTCGTGTTCATCTCGTCGATCGCCTCCGTTGCGGCCGGCGGCTATGCCTATGCGGCCTACGAGGCGTCCAAGGCTGCACTCAACCGGATGTCGCAAACCATTGCGGTGGCACATGCCGCCGAGGGCATCCGCTCCAACGTGGTGATGCCGGGCCTGATTGACACGCCGCACGTGACGCACATGATTGCAGGCAAGATGACGGATGCCGACGACATCGGTGCCCGCCGCGCCAAAGCCCCGCCCATGCGCCGCCAAGGATCGGCCTGGGATGTTGCGGAAGCTTCGGTTTTCCTTGCCTCCGACGCGGCCGGCTACATCACCGGTGTCGCCCTTCCCGTCGATGGCGGCCTCACACTCACGGTTCCCCCAGCATGA
- a CDS encoding TRAP transporter small permease subunit — protein sequence MTNALRLAALLAWPCRIFAVFCGILLFVLTGVIVYDVIGRRFFATGSFFLQELEWHLHGAIAVLAFGYAYIKNAHVRIDVLALRLSNRMRLRIEVAAIVLFLVPCMIFIAIYGYEFAERAFVRSEGSLGGIGVPHRWIIKSAVPLSAVLTLFGGISVALRAIVALRRPDLLADPFADPAPDADMQPYA from the coding sequence ATGACCAACGCACTTCGCCTCGCTGCGTTGCTTGCCTGGCCGTGCCGCATCTTTGCCGTGTTCTGCGGTATCCTCCTGTTTGTCCTGACGGGGGTCATCGTCTACGACGTGATCGGCCGGCGCTTCTTCGCCACCGGGTCGTTTTTTCTGCAGGAGCTGGAGTGGCATCTCCACGGGGCTATCGCCGTGCTCGCCTTCGGCTATGCCTACATCAAGAATGCCCATGTGCGGATCGACGTTCTGGCGCTCAGGCTCAGCAACCGCATGCGGCTGCGCATCGAGGTCGCGGCCATCGTCCTGTTTCTCGTCCCCTGCATGATCTTCATTGCCATCTACGGCTACGAATTCGCCGAACGCGCTTTTGTGCGCAGCGAAGGTTCTCTCGGCGGCATTGGCGTGCCCCACCGCTGGATCATCAAGTCCGCTGTGCCGCTCTCGGCGGTGCTCACGCTCTTTGGCGGCATCTCGGTGGCGCTGCGCGCCATCGTCGCGCTGCGCCGGCCCGACCTTCTGGCCGACCCGTTCGCCGACCCGGCGCCTGACGCCGACATGCAGCCCTATGCTTGA
- a CDS encoding SDR family NAD(P)-dependent oxidoreductase — protein sequence MISSQLPATHAKRVPRTVLVTGGAGALGFAIAQRLGTDRTVALVDIGDNVAERAAALPDAIGLSCDLADSASLNTAYREVVRQLGPVGVVVHAAGAARVDPFLDCDRANFEEALAINVTAAFEIFRLAGIDLVADGSAGRFISIASVSGARAGFGRTAYGTSKAALIHLMGQISLELGPYGITANAVAPGPVDTAFSRANHTAEQRADYQRTIPLARFGEAEEVAHATAFLAEDQAGYITGQTLFVDGGYMSAGMGVTIAQSAAAIRRGTPAETRHDE from the coding sequence ATGATTTCAAGCCAGTTGCCCGCGACCCACGCCAAGCGCGTTCCCCGTACCGTTCTCGTCACGGGTGGTGCGGGGGCTCTGGGGTTTGCCATTGCGCAGCGGCTCGGCACCGACCGGACGGTGGCGTTGGTGGACATTGGCGACAACGTCGCCGAGCGGGCTGCCGCACTGCCCGATGCTATCGGCCTGTCGTGCGACCTTGCAGACAGCGCGTCCCTCAACACCGCCTACCGCGAGGTGGTGCGCCAGCTCGGTCCGGTGGGCGTGGTTGTTCATGCGGCCGGGGCAGCCCGCGTCGACCCGTTTCTGGATTGCGACCGCGCCAACTTCGAGGAAGCGCTTGCCATCAACGTGACCGCGGCGTTCGAGATCTTCCGCCTGGCCGGGATCGATCTGGTCGCTGATGGCAGTGCGGGGCGGTTCATCTCCATCGCCTCGGTCTCGGGCGCGCGCGCCGGGTTCGGGCGGACCGCCTATGGCACCTCCAAGGCGGCGCTGATCCACCTCATGGGCCAGATCTCGCTGGAGCTGGGGCCGTACGGGATCACCGCCAACGCGGTGGCGCCGGGGCCGGTGGACACGGCGTTCAGCCGTGCCAACCACACCGCCGAGCAGCGCGCCGACTATCAGCGCACCATTCCGCTGGCGCGCTTTGGCGAGGCTGAAGAAGTCGCCCATGCAACGGCTTTCCTCGCCGAGGATCAGGCCGGCTACATCACCGGCCAGACGCTGTTTGTGGACGGCGGCTACATGTCGGCCGGGATGGGCGTCACCATTGCACAGAGCGCGGCTGCCATCCGCCGCGGAACCCCTGCGGAGACCCGCCATGACGAATGA
- a CDS encoding TRAP transporter large permease subunit, producing MLELLIDILPGLMFLALVVCLFSGAPVAVMLMGVSLVFGTIAILLGEMRLVQATLIPNRIFGGTIENPVLVAAPMFIFMGLIMERTRIAEDLLVTLQRLMRVVPGGLGLAVVLMGTILAAATGIIGASVVMLTVLALPTMVGSGYRPSLAAGTVAASGTLGILIPPSIMLVFMGDLLSVSIGRLFVAALMPGLVLSLLYVAYIVLYSWLRPSIAPRAPRTAATQEDRKGLWLDTLVALIVPFALIVIVLGSILGGFATPTEAAGIGAAGALLLGLLRGRLSLSALADSADGTIRTVAMLFFIFVGATAFSYIFRMIGGDAFLVETAQSLNLGDWGLLFAMMGMIFVMGFFFDWIEITLIVLPIFAPIVALMDLGDHVASQNLVYWFAVLVAINLQTSFLTPPFGFALFYLKGAAGTLVSMEDVYKGIIPFVLLQLSVLALAIAFPDLILWLPTALSQ from the coding sequence ATGCTTGAACTCCTGATTGATATCCTGCCGGGCCTCATGTTCCTGGCGCTCGTCGTGTGCCTGTTTTCCGGCGCGCCCGTCGCGGTGATGCTGATGGGGGTTTCGCTGGTGTTCGGCACCATTGCCATCCTCCTTGGCGAAATGCGGCTGGTGCAGGCAACCCTCATCCCCAACCGCATTTTCGGCGGCACCATCGAAAATCCGGTGCTGGTGGCAGCGCCGATGTTCATCTTCATGGGCCTCATCATGGAGCGGACCCGCATTGCGGAGGATCTGCTCGTCACCCTCCAGCGGCTCATGCGCGTGGTGCCGGGGGGGCTCGGCCTCGCGGTGGTGCTGATGGGGACCATCCTGGCCGCGGCCACCGGCATCATCGGTGCCTCGGTGGTGATGCTGACCGTGCTGGCGCTCCCCACCATGGTCGGCAGCGGCTACCGGCCTTCGCTGGCGGCGGGCACCGTGGCCGCGTCCGGCACGCTCGGCATTCTCATCCCGCCATCCATCATGCTGGTTTTCATGGGGGATCTCCTGTCGGTCTCCATCGGGCGGCTGTTCGTGGCGGCCTTGATGCCAGGGCTGGTGCTCTCGCTCCTTTATGTGGCGTATATCGTTCTTTACAGCTGGCTCCGGCCCTCGATTGCGCCGCGGGCGCCCCGCACCGCGGCAACGCAGGAAGACCGCAAGGGCCTGTGGCTCGACACGCTGGTGGCGCTGATCGTCCCCTTTGCGCTGATCGTCATCGTTCTCGGGTCCATTCTGGGCGGCTTTGCAACGCCGACCGAGGCCGCCGGCATCGGCGCTGCCGGCGCGCTCCTTCTGGGTCTCCTGCGCGGGCGCCTTTCGCTGAGCGCACTGGCGGACAGCGCGGACGGGACCATCCGCACCGTCGCCATGCTGTTCTTCATCTTCGTCGGCGCGACGGCGTTTTCCTACATTTTCCGCATGATCGGCGGCGACGCGTTTCTGGTGGAAACGGCCCAGTCCCTCAACCTTGGCGACTGGGGTCTGCTGTTTGCGATGATGGGGATGATCTTCGTCATGGGCTTCTTCTTCGACTGGATCGAGATCACGCTCATCGTCCTGCCGATCTTCGCGCCCATCGTCGCCCTGATGGATCTTGGCGACCATGTTGCAAGCCAGAACCTCGTCTACTGGTTCGCCGTGCTGGTTGCGATCAACCTGCAAACCTCGTTTCTGACGCCGCCATTCGGCTTCGCGCTGTTTTACCTGAAGGGGGCGGCGGGAACGCTGGTGTCCATGGAAGATGTCTACAAGGGGATCATCCCGTTCGTGCTCCTTCAGCTCTCGGTGCTGGCCCTCGCCATTGCATTTCCTGATCTGATCCTGTGGCTTCCCACGGCGCTGTCGCAATGA